The Microbacterium sp. SORGH_AS_0862 region AGGAGTGCGAGCGCCGCGACGGGATCCTCCGTCGCGCGGCGGGCCGCCGTATCCACGCGGTCGGTCGATGATTTAACCGGCTGTTCATCGGGCGTGGTCATTGCGTCCACAATCCTCCTTCACCATGGACGAAGCGTCCATCTGAAGGAGCCCCGTGCCACGTCCTGTTCTCATCTTCGACTTCGACGGTACCGTCGCCCTCGGCGACGGGCCGGTGCTGGCCTATGCCGCATCCGTGGCCGTCGCCGGCCGTCTGCCGGAGAGTTTCGTCACCGAGGTGCGGCGGGGGCTCGAGGACCCGAACGCGGAGGGTGCCGTCGACGGCTACGACCTCGTCCGCATCCTCGCCCTGCGCGCCGGCGCCGACGAGACGCACCTCGCGTTCGGCTACCGGGCGAGCCGAGGGATGCTGGCCACGTCCGCCGCGCCGATCGGCACCCCCGCGGGTCTGGCGCGACTGCTCGACGAGGTCGACGCGGAGCGGATCCTCCTCACGAACGCGCCCGATGTGCGCCTCACCGAAGCGCTCGAGGCGCTGGGGCTCGCGGGACGTTTCGACCGGATCGTCACGGATGCGGCGAAGCCCGCCGGCCTGGAGATGCTCCTCGACGAGCTCGATCCCGCCCGGCCCGTCCTGAGCATCGGCGACATCTGGCGCAACGACCTCGCCCCCGTCCACGCCCGCGGCCACGCCACGGCGCTCGTGGGCGCATCCGCAGCTCCCGAGGCCCGGCCCACCTACCGCGCCGCGCGCCTGGACGACCTCCTCGACGACATCTCCCGCTGGGCGCTCGCCGCCCGCGTCGCCTGACCTCACCGACCCGCACACCACCCCGATCCGAAGGACACCACATGAACATCACCCGCCTGCGCCTCGGCGCCGCAGCCGCCGTCGTGGCGGCCGCATCCCTGCTCCTGGCCGGTTGTGCCGGCTCGGCCGATCCGGGAACGAGCGGCGCCGCGGCGGACCCCGACTCCCTCGTGCTGGCGCTGGTCCCCTCGCAGGACCAGAACGGCCTCGTCGACACCGCGAAGCCCCTGACCGACATGCTCACCGAGAAGCTCGGCATCCCGGTCACGGGCGTCGTCGCGAAGGACTACCAGGCGGCGGTCGAGGCCATGGGTGCGGGCCAGGCCCAGATCGGCTTCCTGCCCTCTCTCCAGCTCTGGCAGGCCAGCGACAAGTACGGCGCCAAGGTCGTGCTCCAGACCGAGCGCAACGGCAACATCACCTACCCGGCGCAGTTCATGACGAACAACCCGGACAAGTACTGCGAGGACACTCCCGTCGAACGCGACGGGATGCTCTTCTGCAACGGCGCCGACGCGATGAAGGGCCCGGCGGGCCTGGACTCCATCACCAAGGTCAAGGGTGCCAAGGTCGCGATGCTCGGACCCGGCTCTCCCGCCGGCTACATCTATCCCGTGCTGGCGCTGCAGGAAGCCGGCATCAACACCGACAGCGACATCGAGAAGCTGCCGGTCACCGCGAACGACGCCTCGGTGCTCGCGGTCTACAACGGCGACGCCGAGGTCGGCTTCAGCTTCTGGGACGCGCGCACGATCGTGAAGAAGGACGTCCCGGATGTGGGTCAGAAGGTCGTCGTCTTCGCGATGACGGACGAGATCCCCAACGACGGCGTCGCGCTCACCTCCGA contains the following coding sequences:
- a CDS encoding HAD family hydrolase; translated protein: MPRPVLIFDFDGTVALGDGPVLAYAASVAVAGRLPESFVTEVRRGLEDPNAEGAVDGYDLVRILALRAGADETHLAFGYRASRGMLATSAAPIGTPAGLARLLDEVDAERILLTNAPDVRLTEALEALGLAGRFDRIVTDAAKPAGLEMLLDELDPARPVLSIGDIWRNDLAPVHARGHATALVGASAAPEARPTYRAARLDDLLDDISRWALAARVA
- a CDS encoding phosphate/phosphite/phosphonate ABC transporter substrate-binding protein encodes the protein MNITRLRLGAAAAVVAAASLLLAGCAGSADPGTSGAAADPDSLVLALVPSQDQNGLVDTAKPLTDMLTEKLGIPVTGVVAKDYQAAVEAMGAGQAQIGFLPSLQLWQASDKYGAKVVLQTERNGNITYPAQFMTNNPDKYCEDTPVERDGMLFCNGADAMKGPAGLDSITKVKGAKVAMLGPGSPAGYIYPVLALQEAGINTDSDIEKLPVTANDASVLAVYNGDAEVGFSFWDARTIVKKDVPDVGQKVVVFAMTDEIPNDGVALTSDLSPELQQKITDALEEYSSSDEGSKVLQSIYSITKLAPADPSSLDVVARAAQQLGLQ